A section of the Hevea brasiliensis isolate MT/VB/25A 57/8 chromosome 17, ASM3005281v1, whole genome shotgun sequence genome encodes:
- the LOC110658831 gene encoding probable E3 ubiquitin-protein ligase RHY1A — protein sequence MAGMLPGVESARRRRFHHSSGDSPGGAAAFGLTRRSSFCLYTSNHETSHPFISFLQRSISNQAYEEEKLGGLAGAARQAKERLDERLRTQRKSASKRHETVGSLRGAEGRSMAVRELQTEVFGSKKNNGSNKKFNWAKLSWKATEQEECTICLERFKSGETLAHLPCAHRFHWRCLVPWLENNAHCPCCRMEIHVEFS from the exons ATGGCTGGTATGTTACCTGGTGTTGAAAGTGCTCGACGGAGACGGTTCCATCATAGCAGCGGAGATTCACCTGGTGGTGCTGCTGCCTTTGGCTTAACAAGAAGGTCCTCTTTTTGCTTGTACACAAGCAACCATGAAACTTCTCATCCTTTTATCTCTTTTCTG caaagaagCATATCAAACCAGGCATATGAAGAAGAGAAGCTGGGAGGATTGGCAGGAGCCGCAAGACAAGCCAAGGAGAGATTAGACGAGAGGCTAAGAACACAGAGGAAATCAGCATCCAAaag GCATGAAACCGTAGGAAGCTTGAGGGGTGCAGAAGGCAGATCAATGGCAGTAAGAGAATTGCAAACAGAGGTTTTTGGTTCAAAGAAGAATAATGGATCGAATAAGAAGTTCAATTGGGCCAAATTGAGCTGGAAAGCTACTGAACAAGAAGAGTGCACCATCTGCCTTGAAAGGTTCAAGTCTGGTGAGACCCTGGCGCACCTCCCATGTGCACATAGGTTCCACTGGAGATGCCTGGTGCCTTGGCTAGAGAACAATGCTCATTGCCCTTGTTGCAGAATGGAAATTCATGTTGAATTTTCGTAA
- the LOC110658833 gene encoding uncharacterized protein LOC110658833 — translation MVYTYTPTYYSTLHDSITSLCKTILPFSFKKRRLPAAEHRLSKLQSDNLKWQQDSFHQILNLMGLHEEGILAENEVSAFRAHLLETLIASPAEHEQPVILRDKLVFLQELLYAKCISEDEYHSSKRPLLQRLAVQGAEIEARDVIVAGPKDLRENPEEEWSVIDLKDEKSLVGKENLSSKSRSKPASAIKHIKGAASAFGFGSSHKQTKHREEKSIFEIEAKFSSPSNVSNETENPLWDSHLRNQESETKSILMQQSIPNESTKECGSTDKEKRKPFRTLFQREQREAHGSSGRDGGDNFLNSEEKVSKSAKKQWGFDGFKKWKKNDSDDETAPLPLSNERSDSESYLGSCHLVDTPIGEGPDTKLIKRKLHSNGSPSDFFIDKVLGDKIKKELSRIQTELCTTNPNLKFSDDQMEAISTKLPVDKAELKKFFPKSWCDRYGDVVLDVVKKEFKDHVGELENRRTAAREKHSNNSKRWTTFEDDNDDHENFHPNLFAYSSSNTCFGNNNPFSHDFGSESNGNKLRSESSSFQDQNPFWSPRHGPSLLG, via the exons atGGTGTACACATACACACCAACATACTACTCCACTCTCCATGATTCAATTACCTCACTCTGCAAGACTATCCTTCCCTTTTCCTTCAAGAAACGGAGGTTGCCAGCTGCGGAACACAGGCTCTCCAAGCTGCAATCTGATAACTTGAAATGGCAGCAGGATTCTTTCCACCAGATCTTGAACTTGATGGGGCTCCACGAAGAAGGGATCTTAGCTGAGAATGAGGTTTCAGCTTTCCGAGCACATTTGCTCGAGACCCTTATTGCTTCTCCAGCTGAACATGAACAGCCAGTCATTTTGCGAGATAAATTGGTCTTCTTGCAG GAGCTGCTTTATGCAAAATGTATATCAGAAGATGAGTATCATTCTTCAAAGAGACCTTTGTTACAAAGGCTAGCAGTTCAGGGGGCAGAAATTGAGGCAAGAGATGTTATTGTTGCTGGCCCCAAAGACCTAAGAGAGAATCCAGAAGAGGAGTGGTCAGTCATTGATTTAAAAGATGAGAAAAGCTTGGTTGGTAAAGAAAACTTATCGTCTAAAAGCAGATCAAAGCCTGCTTCAGCAATCAAGCATATTAAAGGAGCAGCCTCAGCTTTTGGTTTTGGATCATCTCACAAGCAAACAAAACACAGAGAAGAGAAGAGTATATTTGAAATTGAAGCAAAATTCTCCTCTCCCAGTAATGTCAGCAACGAGACAGAAAACCCACTTTGGGATAGCCATTTGAGGAATCAAGAAAGCGAAACCAAGTCCATTCTCATGCAACAAAGCATTCCAAATGAGTCCACAAAGGAATGTGGAAGCACTGACAAGGAAAAGAGGAAACCCTTTAGGACTCTGTTCCAAAGAGAGCAGAGGGAGGCTCATGGTAGCAGCGGCCGTGATGGTGGCGACAATTTTCTCAATTCTGAAGAGAAAGTGTCAAAATCAGCAAAAAAACAATGGGGTTTTGATGGGtttaaaaaatggaagaaaaatgATTCTGATGATGAGACTGCTCCTCTGCCTCTCAGTAACGAAAGATCAGACAGTGAGTCCTATTTAGGGTCTTGCCACCTTGTTGATACCCCCATTGGAGAAGGACCAGACACTAAACTGATAAAGAGGAAGCTGCATTCTAATGGTTCTCCATCAGATTTTTTCATTGACAAG GTATTAGGAGACAAGATAAAGAAGGAACTGTCACGAATTCAAACAGAACTCTGCACTACAAACCCGAATCTCAAATTCTC GGATGACCAAATGGAAGCAATTTCCACCAAGCTCCCAGTTGATAAGGCAGAACTGAAAAAGTTCTTTCCCAA ATCATGGTGTGATCGTTATGGAGATGTTGTGTTGGATGTAGTAAAGAAAGAGTTCAAGGACCATGTAGGAGAGCTGGAGAACAGGAGAACTGCAGCCAGGGAGAAGCACAGCAATAACTCAAAGCGATGGACAACATTTGAAGATGACAATGATGATCATGAGAATTTTCACCCAAATCTCTTTGCTTACAGCAGCAGTAACACGTGCTTTGGAAATAATAATCCTTTCTCCCATGATTTTGGCAGTGAAAGCAATGGAAATAAGCTGAGATCTGAGTCATCCTCTTTCCAAGACCAAAATCCTTTTTGGTCTCCAAGGCATGGCCCTTCTTTGCTTGGTTAG
- the LOC110658832 gene encoding uncharacterized RING finger protein P4H10.07, with amino-acid sequence MGSGTSRLGRRPSRARLNRSTRSSLFSSLICGGSSSRATLEMENHPGEILVNSAKHCDPVTSEVWNLAEESSFISGIGTSSISSVTETGASSGSSITASEGISAEDGLRNDGTSNQGKCFFESKELVSSYQVSDHSRLSSHDESCSHRSITEASTSFKEQQSSDPVSVNVLANKDAVDGIENSEDKGGSHISPEIIHPSSSSPEGLGDAHADGVSIENHMAEVTSMFTSDSDSVPHRSEVPGTFHSLRDESVPEAIPSGLGFLVANREQDRGDGSVLHVDVVSISSSILSSSNADTSGHDARRNSRRLFWDAFSRRSSRRHLDSPTIVFSADNSDDLLSHERWLLDFSGDFFDDGIGMGSDSGYPGSRIHSLNGRRRHSRSEIWERLRGGLDEHGRRTTFCPSGLHADGTCSCESLPTTEESSNRASISRIVMLAEALFEVLDEIHHQPMSLSLSMVSLPAPESVVDSFPLKNHRKEDKVEGSDDVEQCYICLAEYEEGEKIRVLPCHHEYHMSCVDKWLKEIHGVCPLCRGDVRQGANEPSASVFSVPNPEIPYI; translated from the exons ATGGAAAATCATCCAGGTGAAATTCTGGTGAATTCTGCAAAACATTGTGATCCAGTAACCAGTGAGGTCTGGAATCTCGCGGAGGAATCTTCTTTCATTTCTGGTATAGGAACAAGCTCTATCAGCTCTGTTACTGAAACTGGAGCATCATCCGGAAGCAGTATTACAGCCAGTGAGGGAATCTCTGCTGAAGATGGTTTGAGAAATGATGGAACAAGTAATCAGGGAAAATGCTTCTTTGAAAGTAAGGAGTTGGTTTCTTCCTATCAGGTAAGTGACCATAGTAGACTTAGTAGTCATGATGAATCTTGTAGTCATAGAAGTATTACCGAAGCTAGTACTTCATTTAAAGAACAACAATCTTCAGATCCTGTCTCTGTAAATGTTTTGGCTAACAAGGATGCGGTCGATGGCATTGAAAATTCAGAGGACAAGGGTGGTTCTCATATCTCTCCTGAGATCATACATCCGAGCAGTTCGTCTCCTGAAGGGCTTGGAGATGCACATGCTGATGGGGTTTCTATTGAGAATCACATGGCTGAAGTTACAAGCATGTTTACTTCCGACTCTGATTCCGTACCTCATAGGTCTGAGGTTCCAGGAACTTTTCATTCTCTACGAGATGAATCTGTACCAGAAGCAATACCTTCAGGTTTAGGATTTCTTGTGGCCAATAGGGAACAGGACCGGGGAGATGGAAGTGTACTTCATGTAGATGTGGTAAGCATCTCTTCCAGCATTTTGTCTAGCAGCAATGCTGACACGAGTGGCCATGATGCCAGAAGAAACAGTAGAAGACTTTTTTGGGATGCATTTTCAAGGCGCAGTTCTAGGAGGCATCTCGACTCTCCGACTATTGTTTTCTCAGCAGATAATAGTGATGATCTACTATCTCACGAGAGATGGCTCCTTGATTTCAGTGGTGACTTTTTTGATGACGGGATTGGGATGGGCAGTGATTCTGGATACCCTGGCAGTAGAATTCACAGCTTGAATGGACGAAGGCGACACTCGAGATCTGAG ATCTGGGAAAGACTTCGTGGTGGCCTTGATGAGCATGGTCGGAGAACTACCTTTTGTCCATCTGGACTCCATGCTGATGGTACATGCTCATGTGAATCATTGCCGACAACTGAGGAGTCTAGTAATCGTGCAAGTATATCACGAATAGTCATGCTTGCTGAAGCTCTTTTTGAG GTTCTGGATGAAATTCATCACCAGCCTATGTCACTTTCCCTATCAATGGTATCCCTACCAGCCCCGGAATCAGTTGTTGACTCTTTTCCTCTTAAGAATCACAGGAAGGAGGACAAAGTTGAGGGCAGTGATGATGTTGAACA GTGTTACATCTGTCTAGCCGAGTATGAGGAAGGGGAGAAAATAAGAGTCCTTCCCTGCCACCATGAGTATCACATGTCTTGTGTCGACAAATGGCTTAAAGAGATACATGG CGTATGTCCACTGTGTCGTGGAGATGTTCGTCAGGGTGCCAACGAGCCTTCTGCCAGCGTGTTTTCTGTTCCTAATCCAGAAATCCCTTATATTTGA